A single genomic interval of Novosphingobium ginsenosidimutans harbors:
- a CDS encoding putative bifunctional diguanylate cyclase/phosphodiesterase → MSGGNASPLGRFRNLLGSRRDGGSTSEISRNDRERLLELAHDYEKSGHGWFWSTSADGRLTYVSECVAQVLGVPVDELVGQPVQSLFILERDEDDGVERTLPLILSARKTFADLPVKAASDSVELWWSIAGRPQFDATGHFMGYYGNAIDVTASRQSHKDASRLAQYDSLTGLANRHRIGKRLNAILTAYKTAKRACAIFMLDLDRFKQVNDTLGHQAGDELLKQVAQRLHRVLGDKSFEIGRLGGDEFQVILPDIDDRGRLGEIALTVISMLSQPYQIDGSRCVIGASVGIAIAPYDGITSEELVRSADLALYASKGGGRGQFRFYSSDLHNEAERRKQIEDDLRDALASDQMHVVYQPIVDATTNKVVSLEALARWEHPELGEIAPSIFIPIAEEASLIGQLGDWVLKQACADAAEWPGGVKISVNVSAAQFGNLGFPTLVAQALAHSGLSPDRLELELTESVFLGDKSSTEDMFNALKMLGVRLALDDFGTGYSSLSYLQHAPFDKIKIDQSFITDVTQPGSRNAAIISAIVSLAKALKMDTTAEGIEAHDELKAMRRLGVSQIQGFIYASAVPVDEVSENLLSGDWVIEPDGPSRYRPDRRTVLRKVGLIHEDHRYEVMMRNLSRSGCMVEGLVDVPVGTPFVVDFGEGQLAVAHVRRSAGAMQGLEFEQQLVDDGAGGLCTRHRVSPYVLAQAGMPLQALPKGQYPMQLMQQPGAPLSLPKFATVEVKHRGVKLG, encoded by the coding sequence ATGAGCGGAGGCAATGCCTCACCCCTTGGCCGTTTCAGAAACCTGCTGGGCAGCCGGCGGGATGGCGGATCGACGTCCGAAATCAGTCGGAACGACCGCGAGCGCCTGCTCGAGCTGGCTCATGACTACGAAAAGTCCGGTCACGGCTGGTTCTGGTCGACCAGCGCCGATGGGCGGCTGACCTATGTGTCCGAATGTGTTGCGCAGGTTCTGGGCGTCCCGGTCGACGAACTGGTCGGGCAGCCGGTCCAATCATTGTTCATCCTGGAACGCGATGAAGACGATGGGGTTGAACGGACGCTCCCGCTGATCCTGAGCGCCCGCAAGACCTTTGCCGACCTGCCGGTCAAGGCGGCCAGCGATTCAGTCGAGTTGTGGTGGTCGATTGCCGGCCGGCCGCAGTTCGATGCCACTGGTCATTTCATGGGCTATTACGGCAACGCCATCGACGTGACCGCATCGCGCCAGTCGCACAAGGATGCCTCGCGCCTGGCGCAGTACGATTCGCTAACCGGCCTCGCCAACCGCCACCGCATCGGCAAGCGGCTCAACGCGATCCTCACTGCCTACAAGACCGCCAAGCGTGCTTGTGCGATCTTCATGCTCGATCTCGACCGCTTCAAGCAGGTCAACGATACGCTGGGCCATCAGGCGGGAGACGAACTGCTCAAGCAGGTGGCGCAGCGGCTGCATCGCGTGCTGGGCGACAAGAGCTTTGAGATTGGCCGCCTGGGCGGTGATGAATTCCAGGTGATTCTGCCCGATATCGACGATCGCGGCCGCCTTGGCGAGATTGCACTGACAGTCATTTCGATGCTGTCGCAACCCTACCAGATTGACGGCAGCCGCTGCGTGATCGGCGCTTCGGTTGGGATCGCGATCGCACCTTACGACGGGATTACCAGCGAAGAGCTGGTTCGTTCGGCCGACCTTGCGCTCTATGCCTCGAAGGGTGGGGGACGCGGGCAGTTCCGCTTCTACTCAAGTGATCTTCATAACGAAGCGGAGCGGCGCAAGCAGATCGAGGATGATTTGCGCGATGCCTTGGCCAGCGACCAGATGCACGTGGTTTACCAGCCGATCGTTGATGCCACGACCAACAAGGTGGTCTCGCTTGAGGCGCTGGCGCGCTGGGAGCACCCAGAGCTGGGCGAAATTGCCCCATCGATCTTCATCCCGATCGCCGAGGAAGCCAGTCTGATCGGGCAATTGGGCGATTGGGTGCTCAAACAAGCCTGCGCCGATGCCGCCGAATGGCCTGGCGGCGTCAAGATTTCGGTCAATGTCTCGGCTGCGCAGTTTGGCAACCTTGGTTTTCCGACGCTGGTCGCCCAGGCACTGGCCCATTCGGGCCTCTCGCCGGACCGGCTGGAACTGGAACTGACCGAATCTGTCTTCCTGGGCGACAAGTCGAGCACCGAAGACATGTTCAACGCGCTCAAGATGCTGGGCGTGCGGTTGGCGCTCGACGATTTCGGCACCGGCTATTCGTCGCTCAGCTATCTGCAGCACGCGCCGTTCGACAAAATCAAGATCGATCAGAGCTTCATCACCGATGTGACCCAGCCTGGCAGCCGCAACGCCGCGATCATTTCGGCGATCGTCAGCCTGGCCAAGGCGCTGAAGATGGACACCACCGCCGAAGGAATCGAAGCCCACGACGAGCTAAAGGCCATGCGCAGGCTGGGGGTCAGTCAGATCCAGGGCTTCATTTACGCCTCGGCCGTTCCGGTCGATGAAGTCAGCGAGAATTTGCTCAGCGGCGATTGGGTGATCGAGCCCGATGGGCCGAGCCGCTATCGCCCGGACCGTCGCACCGTACTGCGCAAGGTCGGTCTGATCCACGAGGATCATCGCTACGAAGTGATGATGCGCAACCTGTCGCGCAGTGGCTGCATGGTCGAAGGCCTGGTCGATGTGCCGGTTGGCACGCCTTTCGTGGTCGATTTCGGCGAAGGTCAGTTGGCCGTGGCGCACGTCCGGCGCAGCGCCGGCGCGATGCAGGGGCTGGAATTCGAACAGCAGCTGGTTGACGACGGTGCCGGCGGCCTGTGCACCCGCCACCGCGTTTCGCCCTATGTCCTGGCTCAGGCCGGCATGCCGCTTCAGGCCCTGCCCAAGGGGCAATACCCGATGCAGCTGATGCAGCAGCCCGGCGCCCCGCTTAGCCTGCCGAAATTTGCCACGGTCGAAGTCAAGCACCGCGGAGTAAAGTTGGGCTAG
- a CDS encoding MATE family efflux transporter — MNASVAVDARTAMLRSGPILPTLTRLSLPNLIALCSATIVSIAETAYVGRLGVASLGGIALAFPVFMLMQMLSAGAMGGTVSGAISRALGAGDAAAARGLALTALALGVGFGLLLNLIVLTLGPAVFRLMGGHGAVLEEAVTFAHIAAFAIAGIWASNTLASIARGSGTMAVPAVILLVSGLVQVAIGGTLALGLGPAPQLGIAGVAIGQLVAFWGAALALLVYLLSPRSRLRLTFAASLLSAARAREIMRIGWIAMLSPLLSVSTVLVLTSLVAQFGPEALAGYGIGVRLEFLLIPIAFSVGVASVPMVGTAMGAGDVPRARAVAWTAGAMAATALGVLGAVVAVMPWLWVDLFTADPVVRQTAYQYLVIAGIGFPFFGLGLCLYFGSQGAGRVGGAIGAQAIRLGMVVIGGWLLAHAGLPLWSVFALSVSAMIAMGLATALFVKLTRW, encoded by the coding sequence GTGAACGCCTCCGTTGCCGTCGATGCCCGGACCGCCATGTTGCGCAGCGGGCCGATCCTGCCAACCCTGACCAGGCTAAGCCTCCCCAACCTGATTGCGCTCTGCTCTGCCACGATCGTTTCGATTGCCGAGACCGCCTATGTCGGCCGCTTGGGGGTGGCCTCGCTTGGCGGCATTGCGCTGGCCTTTCCGGTCTTCATGCTGATGCAAATGCTTTCGGCCGGGGCCATGGGGGGGACGGTCTCGGGCGCGATCAGTCGCGCGCTGGGGGCGGGGGATGCTGCGGCGGCGCGCGGTCTTGCGCTAACCGCGCTGGCGTTGGGCGTGGGCTTTGGTTTGCTGCTGAACCTTATCGTTCTGACACTCGGCCCCGCGGTCTTCCGGCTGATGGGCGGGCATGGGGCGGTCCTGGAGGAAGCCGTAACCTTCGCGCATATCGCCGCTTTCGCCATCGCCGGAATCTGGGCTTCGAACACGCTGGCCTCGATTGCCCGCGGTTCGGGCACCATGGCGGTCCCGGCGGTGATCCTGCTCGTGTCGGGACTGGTCCAGGTTGCCATTGGCGGGACGCTTGCGTTGGGCTTGGGCCCAGCTCCGCAGCTCGGGATAGCCGGCGTGGCGATAGGCCAGCTGGTCGCCTTCTGGGGCGCGGCGCTCGCCTTGCTGGTCTATCTCCTGTCGCCGCGCTCGCGCCTGCGCCTGACCTTTGCGGCCAGCTTGCTCTCTGCCGCCCGCGCGCGTGAGATCATGCGGATTGGCTGGATCGCGATGCTCTCGCCGCTGCTGTCGGTTTCGACCGTGTTGGTCCTGACCAGTCTGGTTGCACAGTTCGGACCCGAGGCACTGGCTGGCTACGGGATCGGTGTACGGCTGGAATTCCTGCTGATCCCGATCGCCTTCTCGGTCGGCGTAGCCTCTGTGCCGATGGTCGGCACCGCCATGGGTGCGGGCGATGTGCCGCGCGCACGGGCCGTGGCCTGGACCGCCGGGGCGATGGCCGCGACGGCGCTCGGCGTGCTCGGTGCGGTCGTCGCAGTGATGCCGTGGCTGTGGGTCGATTTGTTCACGGCCGACCCGGTCGTCCGCCAGACGGCATACCAGTATCTCGTGATCGCCGGGATCGGCTTCCCGTTCTTCGGCCTCGGCCTGTGCCTCTACTTCGGCTCGCAAGGCGCGGGCCGGGTGGGCGGAGCGATCGGCGCCCAGGCCATCCGGCTGGGGATGGTGGTGATCGGCGGCTGGCTGCTGGCCCACGCAGGTCTGCCGCTCTGGAGCGTCTTCGCGCTTTCGGTCAGCGCGATGATCGCGATGGGCCTGGCGACGGCGCTGTTCGTCAAGCTGACCCGCTGGTAG
- a CDS encoding NAD(P)/FAD-dependent oxidoreductase: MSKSDYDCVVIGGGPAGLTAAIYLARFHLKVLVVDAGQSRAARIPRSHNCPGFPDGISGTELLARMRTQAEGFGVKQVSGIVMRIEPAQDGFLVDWGSQPLQASAVLLATGVTNRRPPMDPDQHDRALAAGLIRYCPVCDGYEVTDKRIGVIGTGSHGVNEAVFLRSYTADVTLIAPDGPHQLETIDRTRVAEFAITLIDGPCQAIDPKDQVIAVTTPGGVVHYDSLYPALGSDIHIELARQAGARIAEDGSLPVDAHQRTSVPGLYAAGDVVLGLDQISHAMGEAGVAATTIRNDLAQRRPLLRA, encoded by the coding sequence ATGAGCAAAAGCGATTACGACTGCGTGGTAATCGGTGGCGGACCGGCAGGATTAACGGCGGCGATCTATCTGGCGCGGTTTCACCTGAAAGTGCTGGTGGTAGACGCGGGGCAAAGCCGCGCGGCGCGGATCCCGCGCAGTCACAATTGCCCTGGTTTTCCCGACGGGATCAGCGGGACCGAGCTGCTGGCGCGAATGCGCACCCAGGCCGAAGGGTTCGGGGTCAAGCAGGTCAGCGGGATAGTGATGCGGATTGAGCCGGCGCAGGACGGCTTTTTGGTCGACTGGGGCAGCCAGCCGCTTCAGGCCTCGGCCGTGCTGCTGGCCACTGGGGTCACGAACCGGCGCCCGCCGATGGACCCGGACCAGCACGACCGCGCGCTGGCTGCCGGGCTAATCCGCTATTGTCCGGTTTGCGATGGCTATGAAGTAACCGATAAGCGCATTGGCGTGATCGGCACGGGCAGTCACGGCGTGAACGAAGCCGTGTTCCTGCGCAGTTACACGGCCGACGTGACCCTGATCGCTCCGGACGGGCCGCATCAGCTGGAGACCATCGACCGCACTCGCGTCGCCGAATTTGCCATCACGCTGATCGACGGACCTTGCCAGGCGATCGACCCCAAAGACCAGGTGATTGCAGTGACGACGCCTGGCGGAGTGGTGCACTATGACAGCCTTTATCCGGCGCTGGGATCGGACATCCATATCGAGCTGGCGCGGCAGGCCGGGGCCCGAATTGCCGAGGACGGCTCGCTGCCGGTCGATGCCCACCAGCGCACTTCGGTGCCAGGCCTCTATGCTGCCGGCGATGTCGTGCTGGGGCTGGATCAGATCAGCCACGCCATGGGCGAAGCGGGGGTTGCCGCGACCACGATCCGCAACGATCTGGCTCAGCGCAGGCCGTTGCTGCGCGCCTAG
- a CDS encoding TetR/AcrR family transcriptional regulator, which yields MRYTSEHKHETRTKILNAAARVLREQGPDRLAIGEVMASVGLTHGGFYAHFPSKDALVEEALATMFGEARLSGAQLKLALADPQADVRAALRGFLSGYLSPAHRDGKQAGCPLPVMASDSGRSAGPTRDHFSQGLQRITGTLVAALDRIGHSDPQAIARAIVSRMVGAVAIARALGPGAESDAVLRDSLLALKEELGL from the coding sequence ATGCGCTACACGTCCGAACACAAGCACGAGACCCGCACGAAGATCCTGAATGCGGCTGCACGCGTCCTGCGTGAACAGGGGCCGGATCGGCTGGCGATTGGCGAGGTCATGGCCAGCGTGGGGCTCACACACGGCGGCTTTTATGCGCATTTCCCCTCAAAGGATGCGCTGGTCGAAGAAGCGCTTGCGACAATGTTTGGAGAAGCCCGGCTTTCAGGCGCGCAGCTCAAACTCGCTTTGGCCGATCCGCAGGCCGATGTCCGCGCTGCGCTTCGCGGTTTTCTGTCAGGCTATTTGTCGCCCGCCCATCGGGATGGAAAGCAGGCCGGCTGCCCATTGCCGGTGATGGCCAGCGATAGCGGCCGCAGCGCCGGGCCAACGCGCGATCATTTCAGTCAGGGACTGCAGCGCATAACGGGCACCCTGGTGGCGGCCCTGGACCGGATAGGGCATAGCGATCCGCAGGCTATTGCCAGGGCAATTGTCAGCCGAATGGTCGGAGCAGTGGCCATTGCCCGGGCACTGGGGCCGGGGGCGGAATCCGATGCCGTGCTGCGCGACAGTCTCCTCGCGTTGAAAGAGGAGCTTGGGCTGTGA
- the lepA gene encoding translation elongation factor 4: MTDLASIRNFSIIAHIDHGKSTLADRLIQFTGGLSEREMSAQVLDNMDIERERGITIKAQTVRLKYRAKDGKDYELNLMDTPGHVDFAYEVSRSLAACEGALLVVDAAQGVEAQTLANVYQSIEHDHEIVPVINKIDLPAAEPEKVKHEIEEVIGLNASNAVLTSAKSGIGIEDVLEAVVTRIPPPKGDANAPLKAMLVDSWYDPYLGVVILVRVVEGTIRKGQQVKFMAGGTEHLIDRVGCFTPKIEQLSELTAGEIGFITAQIKEVAQARVGDTITTVKGGAAEALPGFKEVQPVVFCGLFPVDAADFEKLRESIGKLRLNDASFSFEMESSAALGFGFRCGFLGLLHLEIIQERLTREYDLDLITTAPSVVYRIQLRASRTDDAREIYLHNPADYPDPSRIEQIDEPWIKATIYTPDEYLGSILKLCQDRRGIQTGLTYVGGRAQVSYELPLNEVVFDFYDRLKSISRGYASFDYEQIGLREGDLVKMGILVNNEPVDALSMIVHRSVAETRGRHMCERLKDLIPRHLFKIPIQAAIGGKVVARETISAMRKDVTAKCYGGDITRKKKLLEKQKKGKARMREYGNVSIPQEAFIAALRMGEE; this comes from the coding sequence ATGACAGATCTCGCAAGTATCAGAAATTTCAGTATTATTGCTCACATTGACCACGGCAAGAGCACCCTGGCGGATCGGCTGATCCAGTTCACCGGGGGCCTGTCCGAGCGCGAGATGTCGGCGCAGGTGCTGGATAACATGGATATCGAGCGGGAACGCGGGATCACGATCAAGGCCCAGACCGTCCGGCTGAAGTACCGCGCCAAGGATGGCAAGGACTATGAGCTGAACCTCATGGACACCCCCGGCCACGTCGACTTCGCCTATGAAGTGTCGCGCTCCCTGGCCGCCTGCGAAGGCGCGCTCCTCGTCGTCGACGCCGCGCAGGGGGTCGAGGCGCAGACCCTCGCCAACGTCTACCAGTCGATCGAGCACGACCACGAGATCGTTCCCGTCATCAACAAGATCGACCTGCCCGCCGCCGAGCCCGAAAAGGTCAAGCACGAGATCGAGGAAGTGATCGGCCTCAATGCCTCCAACGCCGTCCTCACCTCGGCCAAGTCGGGCATCGGGATCGAGGACGTGCTCGAAGCCGTCGTCACCCGCATCCCCCCGCCCAAGGGCGATGCCAATGCCCCGCTCAAGGCCATGCTGGTTGACAGCTGGTACGATCCCTACCTTGGCGTGGTGATCCTGGTCCGCGTGGTCGAAGGCACGATCCGCAAGGGTCAGCAGGTCAAGTTCATGGCCGGCGGCACCGAACACCTGATTGACCGGGTCGGCTGCTTCACCCCCAAGATCGAGCAGCTGAGCGAGCTGACCGCCGGCGAAATCGGCTTCATTACCGCCCAGATCAAGGAAGTGGCCCAGGCCCGCGTCGGTGACACGATCACCACGGTCAAGGGCGGGGCGGCCGAGGCGCTGCCCGGCTTCAAGGAAGTCCAGCCCGTGGTGTTCTGCGGCCTCTTCCCGGTCGACGCGGCCGACTTTGAAAAGCTGCGCGAGAGCATCGGCAAGCTGCGCCTCAACGATGCCAGCTTCAGCTTCGAGATGGAGAGCAGCGCCGCCCTGGGCTTCGGCTTCCGCTGCGGCTTCCTCGGCCTGCTGCACCTGGAAATCATCCAGGAACGCCTGACCCGCGAATATGACCTGGACCTGATCACCACGGCCCCCAGCGTGGTCTACCGCATCCAGCTGCGCGCCAGCCGGACCGACGACGCGCGCGAGATCTACCTGCACAACCCGGCCGACTATCCCGATCCCAGCCGGATCGAGCAGATCGACGAACCCTGGATCAAGGCGACGATCTACACGCCCGACGAATACTTGGGCAGCATCCTCAAGCTCTGCCAGGATCGCCGCGGCATCCAGACCGGGCTGACCTACGTCGGCGGCCGCGCCCAGGTGTCATACGAGCTGCCGCTCAACGAAGTGGTGTTCGATTTCTATGACCGCCTGAAATCGATCAGCCGCGGCTATGCCAGCTTTGACTATGAACAGATCGGCCTGCGCGAAGGCGATCTCGTCAAGATGGGCATCCTCGTCAACAACGAGCCGGTCGACGCCCTGTCGATGATCGTCCACCGCTCCGTCGCGGAAACCCGCGGCCGCCACATGTGCGAACGCCTGAAAGACCTGATCCCCCGCCACCTGTTCAAGATCCCGATCCAGGCCGCGATCGGCGGCAAGGTCGTGGCCCGCGAAACCATCAGCGCCATGCGCAAGGACGTCACCGCCAAGTGCTATGGCGGCGACATCACCCGCAAGAAGAAGCTGCTGGAAAAGCAGAAGAAGGGGAAGGCGCGGATGCGGGAGTATGGCAATGTGTCGATTCCGCAGGAGGCGTTTATTGCGGCGTTGCGGATGGGGGAGGAGTGA